GATTCGACGCCCACGTCCACCGCACCGTCATCGCACGGTGGTAGCGTACgggtgagcagcagcagtttgGCCTCGTCCGAGGGTGCTGAGGTCGCACGTGGACGTTTTGAGAGAAATGCACCGGCGAGTCAGAGCCTGTACAGCCGCGTCGTACCGAAGCGAAATCGGGGACCGGTCGCGAATGATGCTGTCATACCGCCACCGGGACAACTTTCACGTACCAGCAAGAACAAGAGCGAATCGAACCTGTACGAGTCCGTATTTTACATCGGACCACCGGTGACGGGCGACTTGACGAGTGCGAATGATGGCCTGTACGGGAAGCTTAACATTATTCCACATTCAAAGATGTCCAGCTCGAGCAGCAGCCTTTCGGTGTCCTCCCACCAAGAAGCGGGTGGTTCGGAAGAGGACAACACCGCACACGACGCGATCCGGGGCGGTGTACGGGTACGCGACAAAGCAGCACCATCTGGTAGCGGTGTGAATTCACCGAAAGGCACCACTACACGCCCTGTAACGCGTAGAATATTTTCACGCCGTCTCTCGATCGGTGAGTtggaacagcaacaacaaaacttacGTTCGGATTCGTGGAATTTCTACGACGTCACAATGGCGGACACGttcgaaacacacaaacagcagGATGACAGGGTGGAAGACCACgacgaagaggaggaggaagaggtgATTAGCATTTCGCATATCAGCACACCGGAACCGTTTTACGAGAATAGCGAACCCAGCCGAATGCCGATGCCGATCTCTGTACAGCTAGCGCAGATGCGATCGCTGGATGTGCTGCAACCGGTACCGATCGGTGCGGAAGGTATCCATCTGCGGCACGATTACGACGAGGTGTCGATTGCGGACATTATAGATGAGTTCGATCCGTTGGCCGGTGCGGTGAGTTACGGTTCGGCACTGGAAGCTATTATCGAGCAGGATAGCAGCAATGGCGAACAGGGAGACAACCTGGCGCTGATCGAGAATCTGCTCGGGGCGGAATCTTACAGCCGGATGCCGAAGCGTTTGTCAGGAAGGTTAGTGTCGGAACGTTGTCCAAAACCACCGCAACGTTCCGATTCGTTGCTTGTGACGGAAACGTCTTCAACGGCAGCATCTACTACTGAACCTACAACAAGTCCAACAGCGGCACCGGAGCGTGCAGTACCTGCTAAACCGGTACGTCGGAAGGTGATACGCTCCACCGCAAGACCGGCGGAACAAACCGTCAGTCAGATTATCCACCAAAATCTGAACCTTCCGTCGGGCAGCGTGGAGAACTTGGTGGAGCTAGAGGAACGTTTGATCGAACCGCATCTTGCGCGAACGGGTGACGATGAGCCAGTAAATGGAGATGCACCAGTGGATCTGAGCTATCCGCGGGAACCACAAACGAACTGGTACGTGGGGGAGGTGGAGCAGCACAACGTAGGAAACGCCGCCCAAGGTCAGGTTCCGATTAACACCAACCTTTATAGGAAGCGCGTAACGGTTGATCCGATTAATGAGAATCGTCTCGGCTACGCGAATGCGGACTCCGCTGGGAAGGTTACCAAGTCACCGTTTATGGCGGCAGGTTCGGGCAGTACTAGTAGTGGTCGTCGTCCTCCCCAAGATGAAGAAGGTTCGTCTGATGACGAAAGAGCATCCTACCTGCCCACCTATATGGAAGCGATTGGTGGATCAGATCAACCCACGGAACGGGGTCCTGCTGAAACATCTGCTGCAGCTACTATTGCTGCTAGTCCTTCAGGTTCTACCACCACGGGTGCCATAGCCAAGTCAGCCAGTGTTGCTACAAAGCTGCTAAATGTGCTGAAGCGCAAACCAAGCTTCAACAAAGGCGAACACACATCCACCGTCCTAACCACACTCGAGATGGTACCGAAGCCGAAGCTAACCGAGCGGCTTATATCGCACAAAGGGCACGTGCTGAAGTTTCCCTCCGGCAAGATCGGTGACGTGCTGAACGAGCTGTCACCCCGATCGGTGGTATTGCGCGAACGAATCTTCCAGACGTATCTCGATCCGCAGCAGACGCTACCGAAGGAGGCGATTCATCTGCGCCACATCCTGTCGGTGCAGAGTATACTGCAGCACAAGTTTGCCGGCGAGGGACGGCTCGATCTGCACTGCTTCGAGGTGGTGCTCGGTGTGCCAAAGGGGGCCAACACCTCCGGTACGGGTGGGGGAGGTGGGACGGGTTTGTCCGCGCTCGCTGCCGCCTCGATGTCCACCAATCCGGATCTGCTGATTACGAGCGGGACCAGCGCGAACGTGAAACTCGTTCGCCAGTCGTACATGTTCGGCACGCACAAACGGTCCGACCGGAACCTCTGGATGGCGAAGGTGCTCCAATCGGTGACGGACGTGTTCGGCGGCGAGGGTGACCTGTTGCGCGAGTTCTTGCGGGCCGGTTGGTGCTACGTGAAGAAGTCAGTTTCAGCACCATGGTCCGGTGCGTGGATGTTGCTAGCGAAGCGCAAGCTGTACCTGTATAGCTTCGCCGACAATCGGTTGGAAGAGCTAGACCTGAGAAAAGCACGCTGTATCGGTGTGGTCGATAACGAACCGGACACGATCGGTACGCTGTATGTCGAGCATGGTCCGAGCCTGTTCATCGACTGTCCGCCGTATACGACGCTGTACTTCGTGATGGGGTCGCCGCGGGAAACGCAAATCTGGCACAAGGTGATCCGGCAGGTGGCACACAAAAATGGGCCCACGCTGCACAGTCAGCAGTTGACGCGGGGCGACGTACCGGTGCTGATCGACAAATGCATCAACTTCATCTACGCCCACGGTTCCATGTCGGAGGGCATCTATCGGAAGTCCGGCTCACAGTCGGCCGTCGTGCGCATACTCCAGCTGTTCAACGAGGACGCATTCAACGTGCAGCTCACACGCAACGATTACAACGAGTACGATGTAGCCGGTGCGCTGAAAAAGTTTATACGCGAGCTGCCGGGTTCATTCTTCGGCAGCTATGCGGCATCGTTCGTTGCGATCGGAACGCTAAACGCTGGGACGGATGGGCAACAGCTTAAGATCGACTCGTACCGGCAGTTGCTTGACCGTTTGCCCCGGATCGAGTACTGCACGCTGAAGAAGCTGCTCGGACATCTCGCGTTCATCGCGTCGCTCGAATCACATAATCGGATGGGTGTTCCCAACTTGGCCATGATTTGGGGCTCGGTGCTGCTTGCGAATGCGAGTCAGAATACCGTACAGGAGCGGACCGGTTACCATCAGCAAGACGCGGATGTCGTTGCGGATCTGATCCGCCTGTACAGCAACCTGTTCCCGGTGGCAGCCGACGAACTGTACAAGGAGCAACTGATGCTGACAGTGCTGAAGAAGTACCATGCGGCGGCAGAAAATCTCTCCGACACGGTTAAACATTCGGGCGACTTGAAGGTGTGGATAACGATCGACTGCGATAACCCACCGGAAGAGGAGAGTAGTATACGCGTCGGTGGAAAGAGCAGTACCGGTAGGGAGGTAAGTTTCGGTGAAGCTATGTTCGCAATATTAGGATATGGTGAacttattgtgttttttttacttccacagGACAAAGCACAGGTTAATGTGGATGTCAATCCTACCAAGACTGCCGCTGATATATGCAAGGAGCTggcagcaaaaacgaaacatccC
This sequence is a window from Anopheles marshallii chromosome X, idAnoMarsDA_429_01, whole genome shotgun sequence. Protein-coding genes within it:
- the LOC128707929 gene encoding uncharacterized protein LOC128707929, translating into MMERNDLGERKMPQSGPVPLPRPRQHVKQDVNTHQPTPYVNVIVESIPANNVPVPAPRQRTKIMIFDEEQKPQGTDYEQDERYQNVVIVRPAPPCPTQLSQGSVARKVASHEPGGGFPGSDTSLGDNLRELKIHNDILRADEEPQSPSVDGKYKTLSPGDLFKTIGTASRMLTESIGERVAHKTKKVAHNVRNTGTSLVAWSQESRKSAAGKLLKSVGKSEKAEGTMEQTGEEQNSSPKSKSASNSPKTARPHSVASPDVIGKIRFESPLMNNAVASGTSPTVQTTYDIPRKRNLFTGLRSKDSTPTSTAPSSHGGSVRVSSSSLASSEGAEVARGRFERNAPASQSLYSRVVPKRNRGPVANDAVIPPPGQLSRTSKNKSESNLYESVFYIGPPVTGDLTSANDGLYGKLNIIPHSKMSSSSSSLSVSSHQEAGGSEEDNTAHDAIRGGVRVRDKAAPSGSGVNSPKGTTTRPVTRRIFSRRLSIGELEQQQQNLRSDSWNFYDVTMADTFETHKQQDDRVEDHDEEEEEEVISISHISTPEPFYENSEPSRMPMPISVQLAQMRSLDVLQPVPIGAEGIHLRHDYDEVSIADIIDEFDPLAGAVSYGSALEAIIEQDSSNGEQGDNLALIENLLGAESYSRMPKRLSGRLVSERCPKPPQRSDSLLVTETSSTAASTTEPTTSPTAAPERAVPAKPVRRKVIRSTARPAEQTVSQIIHQNLNLPSGSVENLVELEERLIEPHLARTGDDEPVNGDAPVDLSYPREPQTNWYVGEVEQHNVGNAAQGQVPINTNLYRKRVTVDPINENRLGYANADSAGKVTKSPFMAAGSGSTSSSDDERASYLPTYMEAIGGSDQPTERGPAETSAAATIAASPSGSTTTGAIAKSASVATKLLNVLKRKPSFNKGEHTSTVLTTLEMVPKPKLTERLISHKGHVLKFPSGKIGDVLNELSPRSVVLRERIFQTYLDPQQTLPKEAIHLRHILSVQSILQHKFAGEGRLDLHCFEVVLGVPKGANTSGTGGGGGTGLSALAAASMSTNPDLLITSGTSANVKLVRQSYMFGTHKRSDRNLWMAKVLQSVTDVFGGEGDLLREFLRAGWCYVKKSVSAPWSGAWMLLAKRKLYLYSFADNRLEELDLRKARCIGVVDNEPDTIGTLYVEHGPSLFIDCPPYTTLYFVMGSPRETQIWHKVIRQVAHKNGPTLHSQQLTRGDVPVLIDKCINFIYAHGSMSEGIYRKSGSQSAVVRILQLFNEDAFNVQLTRNDYNEYDVAGALKKFIRELPGSFFGSYAASFVAIGTLNAGTDGQQLKIDSYRQLLDRLPRIEYCTLKKLLGHLAFIASLESHNRMGVPNLAMIWGSVLLANASQNTVQERTGYHQQDADVVADLIRLYSNLFPVAADELYKEQLMLTVLKKYHAAAENLSDTVKHSGDLKVWITIDCDNPPEEESSIRVGGKSSTGREDKAQVNVDVNPTKTAADICKELAAKTKHPWYKLTLYEVIANDALIRPIHYSEKVLEIVVRWTYWDESDRKNNYLTLKPTTTLNDVYRTIQKAPVLTPTMELKFAERKTKALRSLQLQLIGRGLVVLKKMEKKDKGYEEMLKIDLTQMTAYIGCEPKRDCSSLRWAITLVDHSFKKRTRDSPFIGHVFGGFDYASQILWYSSILYSQYKDDILPSGDLFF